In one Saccharibacillus brassicae genomic region, the following are encoded:
- the bshC gene encoding bacillithiol biosynthesis cysteine-adding enzyme BshC — translation MNVIPQALRKGSALGEDYVRGQHAHNLYEYDLEDAQALRRRAEWLDAPHRPQADRQALVKVLSAYNAKYNDHEAVHSSIATLADERALVVVGGQQSGLFTGSLLVIYKAATIVNAARLAAQQLGRDVVPVFWIAGEDHDWDEADHTYVLTPELEVRRLRMESWHDGKSSVSDVEVTAEKWQAVIAELERVLADSAFKSELLDMLRSELPHSISLSEGFARLIGRLFGRYGLVLVDSADPSLRQVEQPMFRRLIERNDELEAAYLTAAARIEEAGYEQQAQAAEGAANLFYIHEGQRLLLFKQDGKFVDRRGTVILSRDELLERVERCPECFSNNVLTRPLMQDYLFPVLYAVLGLGEVAYWAGTKDGFEAADMQMPILLPRMSFTLVDASTKKYMQAYDLSFEDVMERFGERKEAWLAEQDKLGTDGLFEQTKAEFEQLYAPLIERIGELHPGLADLGETNRGKIMAQIDFLQGKTKQTIARQNEAELRRWDRIYKTLFPLDRPQERVYTVFYMLNRYGPDWIDDLMRIEPDLTGAHRIIEA, via the coding sequence ATGAATGTCATTCCGCAGGCGCTTCGCAAGGGTTCGGCCTTGGGAGAAGATTATGTGCGCGGACAGCACGCGCATAACTTATACGAATACGATTTAGAGGATGCTCAGGCGCTTCGGCGCAGAGCCGAATGGCTGGATGCCCCGCACCGGCCGCAGGCCGATCGCCAAGCGCTGGTGAAAGTGCTGAGCGCCTATAATGCCAAATATAACGATCATGAAGCGGTGCATAGCTCGATCGCGACGCTCGCCGACGAGCGTGCGCTCGTCGTAGTCGGCGGCCAGCAAAGCGGATTGTTTACCGGTTCATTGTTGGTCATCTACAAAGCGGCGACGATCGTGAACGCGGCGCGGCTCGCCGCGCAGCAGCTCGGGCGCGACGTCGTGCCGGTATTCTGGATCGCGGGCGAAGACCACGACTGGGACGAAGCGGACCATACGTATGTGCTGACGCCGGAACTGGAAGTGCGCCGGCTGCGCATGGAATCGTGGCATGACGGCAAGTCTTCCGTGAGCGATGTCGAAGTGACGGCGGAGAAATGGCAAGCGGTCATCGCGGAGCTGGAGCGGGTACTGGCCGATTCGGCGTTCAAAAGCGAGCTGCTTGATATGCTGCGCAGCGAACTGCCGCATTCGATCAGTCTGAGCGAAGGATTCGCCCGTCTGATCGGCCGTCTGTTCGGCCGCTACGGCCTAGTGCTGGTCGATTCGGCCGATCCGTCGCTGCGGCAGGTGGAACAGCCGATGTTCCGGCGGTTGATCGAACGCAACGACGAGCTGGAAGCGGCGTATCTGACAGCGGCCGCGCGGATCGAAGAAGCGGGCTACGAGCAGCAGGCGCAGGCCGCCGAAGGCGCGGCCAACCTGTTCTATATCCATGAAGGGCAGCGTCTGCTGCTGTTCAAGCAGGACGGCAAATTCGTCGATCGGCGCGGCACGGTTATCTTGAGCCGGGACGAACTGCTGGAACGCGTGGAGCGATGTCCGGAATGTTTTAGCAACAACGTACTGACCCGTCCGCTTATGCAGGATTATTTGTTCCCGGTGCTGTATGCGGTGCTCGGCCTCGGCGAAGTCGCCTATTGGGCCGGAACCAAAGACGGTTTCGAAGCGGCGGATATGCAGATGCCGATTTTGCTGCCGCGCATGTCGTTCACGCTCGTCGACGCTTCGACGAAGAAATATATGCAGGCGTACGATCTGAGCTTCGAAGACGTCATGGAGCGGTTCGGCGAGCGCAAGGAAGCCTGGCTTGCGGAGCAGGACAAGCTCGGCACGGACGGGCTGTTCGAGCAGACCAAAGCCGAATTCGAGCAGCTGTACGCGCCGCTGATCGAACGGATCGGCGAGCTGCATCCCGGCCTTGCCGACCTGGGCGAGACGAACCGCGGCAAGATCATGGCGCAGATCGACTTTTTGCAGGGCAAGACGAAGCAGACGATCGCCCGGCAGAACGAAGCGGAGCTGCGCAGATGGGACCGCATTTACAAAACGCTGTTCCCGCTCGACCGTCCGCAGGAACGCGTCTATACCGTCTTTTACATGCTGAACCGTTATGGCCCCGACTGGATCGACGATTTGATGCGGATCGAGCCGGACCTGACGGGAGCGCATCGCATCATCGAAGCTTGA
- the mraZ gene encoding division/cell wall cluster transcriptional repressor MraZ translates to MFMGEYRHNIDDKGRLIVPARFREKLGLRCIVTRGLDQCLFVYSEQEWELLERKLNNLPLMKSDARAFTRFFFSGAAECEWDKQGRANLPANLREYAQLDKECVVIGAGSRVEIWSRDNWDRYYKRSEESFGEIAEKLSDFDIDF, encoded by the coding sequence ATGTTTATGGGCGAATACCGGCACAACATCGACGATAAAGGCCGCCTGATCGTCCCTGCCAGATTCCGGGAGAAATTGGGCTTGCGCTGCATCGTGACCCGGGGTCTGGACCAATGCCTTTTCGTTTACTCCGAGCAGGAATGGGAACTTCTCGAACGCAAACTGAACAACCTGCCTTTGATGAAATCCGACGCGCGGGCTTTTACCCGGTTTTTTTTCTCGGGCGCGGCGGAATGCGAATGGGACAAGCAGGGAAGAGCCAACCTGCCCGCCAACTTGCGCGAGTACGCGCAGTTGGACAAAGAATGCGTCGTGATCGGCGCGGGCAGCCGGGTCGAGATTTGGAGCCGGGACAACTGGGACCGTTATTACAAGCGGTCGGAAGAGTCGTTCGGCGAAATTGCGGAGAAGCTTTCCGATTTTGACATCGACTTTTAA
- a CDS encoding penicillin-binding transpeptidase domain-containing protein, with the protein MLTKRVKMRTLLIGGAITLFFLVLVGRVFFLQVIQGDFWHKTAVDQWSASKVLRAERGAITDRNGKELAVDSPAYSVVVEPNIINQRGTADEVVRILHDKLGVDETKLRDMVSRTYDKDSENGTYKKGDYSVWVEVRPQGWKIDGDLKAEIETEIASVRKQKDLSEKADIGIVFDDQIKRFYPQHMLAANVLGFVDNDGNPKYGIESFYGEKLQGIDGKIAYQRDAKGVELPNAKSEVTAPKDGTSIQLTIDSTIQYYAEQAAKKAYEQYKPKSMSIVMADPNTMDILAMVNMPTFDPNSYADYADPENDPYRALAVSGMYEPGSTFKIVTLSAAVQEGKFNPNDLYQSGTIQVGRSTVHDVSRNWGTISYLDGVKHSSNVAFVKLGMEMVGTKKLAEYIKNFGFGEKTDIQLPGELTGTMNVTENSPLIDQAAITFGHNVNVTPIQQIAAISAVANGGRLLKPHIVKSESNPMTGEVEKLNDVAKVRDVITPETAKVVSGYLEQVVSDQKIGTGRNAYIPGYRVAGKTGTAEKTGTVNADGNAYDKTRSAVSFIGYAPADDPKVAIFVMLDEPNDPNASGGRIAAPVAKEILAQTLEYMGVPKKFSDTEIQSESENAETGDTLLKVTAPNLVKMNLQDAKDKLLDEGLAYEQVGAGKTVLEQYPAAGSAMYAGQKIYLLSENKEQMNVPDLTGLSLRDAVDILALLDVSISTKGSGYVASQKLSKHADGSRVVVLTLKSAKTTVTGIDDPETEDVTVGGEAIAEEPAAEDGEIETNEPLIDGGIVAPADPAPESDAAPLN; encoded by the coding sequence ATGCTGACAAAAAGAGTGAAAATGCGTACGCTTTTAATCGGAGGGGCAATTACCCTCTTTTTTCTCGTTCTGGTCGGAAGAGTGTTTTTCCTCCAAGTGATTCAGGGCGATTTCTGGCATAAGACGGCGGTCGACCAGTGGTCGGCTTCCAAAGTGCTGCGCGCGGAGCGCGGCGCGATCACGGACCGCAACGGCAAGGAATTGGCGGTCGATTCGCCTGCTTATTCCGTCGTGGTGGAACCGAATATCATCAACCAGCGCGGGACGGCGGACGAAGTCGTCCGGATTCTGCATGACAAGCTGGGCGTCGACGAGACGAAACTGCGCGATATGGTCTCGCGAACGTACGACAAAGACAGCGAGAACGGCACGTACAAAAAAGGCGATTACAGCGTCTGGGTCGAAGTGCGGCCGCAGGGCTGGAAAATCGACGGCGACCTCAAAGCGGAAATCGAAACCGAGATCGCCTCGGTGCGCAAGCAAAAAGACCTGTCGGAAAAAGCCGATATCGGCATCGTGTTCGACGACCAGATCAAGCGCTTCTATCCCCAGCATATGCTGGCGGCGAACGTGCTCGGCTTCGTCGATAACGACGGCAACCCGAAATACGGCATCGAGTCTTTTTACGGAGAAAAACTGCAGGGCATCGACGGCAAAATCGCTTACCAGAGAGACGCCAAAGGCGTCGAACTGCCGAACGCGAAAAGTGAAGTGACCGCACCCAAAGACGGCACTTCGATTCAGCTGACGATCGACAGCACGATCCAGTATTATGCCGAACAGGCTGCCAAAAAAGCGTACGAGCAGTACAAACCGAAAAGTATGTCGATCGTCATGGCCGATCCGAACACGATGGATATTCTGGCCATGGTCAACATGCCGACGTTCGATCCGAACAGCTATGCGGACTACGCCGATCCGGAAAACGATCCGTACCGCGCGTTGGCCGTATCGGGCATGTACGAGCCGGGTTCCACGTTCAAGATCGTCACGTTGTCGGCGGCGGTGCAAGAAGGCAAGTTCAACCCGAACGATCTGTATCAATCGGGAACGATCCAGGTCGGCCGCAGCACGGTGCATGACGTAAGCCGGAATTGGGGCACCATCTCGTACCTGGACGGCGTCAAGCATTCCAGTAACGTCGCGTTCGTGAAGTTGGGCATGGAGATGGTCGGTACGAAGAAGCTGGCCGAATATATCAAAAACTTCGGGTTCGGCGAGAAGACCGACATTCAACTGCCGGGCGAACTGACCGGTACGATGAACGTAACCGAGAACAGTCCGCTGATCGACCAGGCGGCGATTACGTTCGGCCACAACGTTAACGTGACGCCGATTCAGCAGATTGCCGCGATCTCGGCTGTCGCCAACGGCGGTCGGCTGTTGAAGCCGCATATCGTCAAGTCAGAAAGCAATCCGATGACGGGCGAAGTCGAGAAATTGAACGACGTGGCCAAAGTGCGCGACGTCATTACGCCCGAAACGGCGAAAGTGGTCAGCGGCTACCTGGAGCAGGTCGTGTCCGACCAGAAAATCGGCACCGGCCGCAACGCCTACATTCCGGGCTACCGGGTAGCGGGCAAGACCGGTACGGCCGAGAAGACGGGCACCGTCAATGCCGACGGCAACGCTTATGACAAGACGCGTTCCGCCGTCTCGTTTATCGGTTACGCGCCGGCCGACGATCCGAAAGTCGCCATTTTCGTCATGTTGGACGAACCGAATGACCCGAACGCGAGCGGCGGACGGATCGCCGCTCCGGTCGCCAAAGAAATTTTGGCGCAAACGCTGGAATATATGGGCGTGCCGAAGAAATTTTCCGATACCGAAATCCAGAGCGAATCCGAGAACGCCGAGACCGGCGATACGCTGCTCAAAGTCACGGCGCCGAACCTGGTCAAAATGAATTTGCAGGACGCGAAGGACAAACTTCTGGACGAAGGGCTGGCCTATGAACAGGTCGGTGCGGGCAAGACCGTGCTGGAGCAGTATCCGGCCGCGGGCAGCGCCATGTATGCCGGACAGAAGATCTATCTGCTGTCCGAGAACAAGGAACAGATGAACGTGCCGGATCTGACCGGATTGTCGCTGCGCGACGCGGTGGACATCCTGGCGCTGCTGGACGTCTCGATCAGTACCAAAGGATCGGGCTACGTCGCTTCGCAAAAGCTGTCGAAGCATGCGGACGGCAGCCGGGTGGTCGTGCTGACGCTCAAATCGGCCAAAACGACCGTGACCGGCATCGACGATCCGGAGACCGAGGACGTGACGGTCGGAGGCGAAGCGATAGCGGAAGAGCCGGCCGCAGAGGACGGGGAGATCGAGACGAACGAACCGCTGATCGACGGCGGCATCGTGGCGCCGGCCGATCCCGCTCCGGAAAGCGACGCGGCTCCTCTGAACTGA
- the rsmH gene encoding 16S rRNA (cytosine(1402)-N(4))-methyltransferase RsmH, with protein MFHHITVLREEAVEGLNIKPDGIYVDCTLGGAGHSALIASSLGEGGRLIALDQDDWALDNAREKLAAYGDRITLVKTNFRELEQALIEAGVPQGEDGVPQVDGFLFDLGVSSPQFDEGSRGFSYNHEAPLDMRMDQSAELTARTIINEWPEEEITRILYRYGEEKFSRRIAGKIGQHRSKQPIETTTELAEIIKEGIPAAARRTGGHPAKRSFQALRIAVNDELSAFEDALHAAVRCTAKGGRISVITFHSLEDRICKQILLGYTGKNVAPPGFPVEVYEGPNSIKLINRKPVLPTDEEIEQNPRARSAKLRVAEKTK; from the coding sequence TTGTTTCATCACATTACGGTGCTTAGGGAAGAAGCCGTCGAAGGGCTGAATATTAAGCCGGACGGCATTTACGTGGATTGCACGCTCGGCGGAGCCGGGCACAGCGCGTTGATCGCGTCCTCGCTCGGCGAAGGCGGACGATTGATCGCGCTCGATCAGGACGATTGGGCGCTTGACAACGCGCGCGAGAAATTGGCCGCCTACGGCGACCGGATCACGCTCGTCAAGACCAATTTCCGCGAGCTGGAACAGGCGCTGATCGAAGCGGGCGTTCCGCAAGGCGAAGACGGCGTGCCCCAGGTCGACGGCTTTCTGTTCGATCTCGGCGTGTCTTCGCCGCAGTTCGACGAAGGCTCCCGCGGATTCAGCTACAATCACGAAGCCCCGCTGGACATGCGGATGGACCAGTCGGCCGAACTGACGGCGCGAACGATTATCAACGAATGGCCGGAAGAAGAAATCACGCGTATTTTGTACCGGTACGGCGAAGAGAAGTTCTCGCGCCGGATCGCCGGCAAGATCGGGCAGCATCGATCCAAGCAGCCGATCGAGACGACGACGGAACTGGCGGAGATTATCAAGGAAGGCATTCCGGCCGCAGCCCGCAGAACAGGCGGCCATCCGGCCAAGCGCAGTTTCCAGGCGCTGCGGATCGCCGTCAACGACGAGCTGTCCGCGTTCGAGGACGCGCTGCACGCAGCGGTACGCTGCACGGCCAAGGGCGGACGGATCAGCGTGATCACGTTCCATTCGCTCGAAGATCGAATCTGTAAACAGATTTTACTCGGTTATACGGGCAAAAACGTGGCTCCGCCGGGATTCCCCGTCGAAGTGTACGAAGGGCCGAACAGCATCAAATTGATCAACCGCAAACCGGTTTTGCCGACGGATGAAGAGATCGAACAAAATCCGAGAGCGCGTTCGGCCAAACTTCGGGTAGCGGAGAAGACGAAATAA
- a CDS encoding adenosylhomocysteinase, producing the protein MSSLAKQNSIIADINLAPEGRLKIDWASAHMPVLNRIREQFERDQPFKGLKISVCLHLEAKTAYLAKVIQAGGAEVTITGSNPLSTQDDVCAALVEDGITVFAKYQPAPGELKALNIKALEAKPDLIIDDGGDLATILHGERPDLLATIRGGAEETTTGIIKLRSLENEGTLRIPMIGVNDAFCKSLFDNRYGTGQSAWDGIMRTTNLIVAGKTVVVVGYGWCGKGMAMRARGLGANVIVTEIDPIKAVEAHMEGFRVMTMLEAAPLGDFFITVTGNKAVIAGEHFDVMKDGAILSNAGHFDVEVSKPDMEERSESIRTVRKNIEEYQFKDGRKIYLLAEGRLVNLGAADGHPAEIMDMTFALQALSLRYINENYEEIGRHMIKVPYELDEQVARYKLESMGIRIDELSEMQKTYLQSWNV; encoded by the coding sequence ATGAGTTCGTTGGCCAAGCAAAACAGCATTATCGCGGATATCAATCTGGCACCGGAAGGCCGCCTGAAGATCGACTGGGCTTCGGCGCACATGCCGGTACTGAATCGTATCCGGGAGCAGTTCGAACGCGATCAGCCTTTTAAAGGACTCAAAATATCGGTCTGCCTGCATCTCGAAGCCAAAACGGCTTACCTGGCGAAAGTCATTCAGGCCGGCGGCGCGGAAGTGACCATTACGGGCAGCAATCCGCTCTCCACGCAGGACGACGTGTGCGCGGCGCTGGTCGAAGACGGCATTACCGTATTCGCCAAGTACCAGCCGGCTCCGGGTGAGCTCAAAGCGTTGAATATCAAAGCGCTCGAAGCGAAGCCGGACCTGATCATCGACGACGGCGGCGATCTGGCCACGATTTTGCACGGAGAGCGTCCCGACCTGCTGGCAACGATTCGCGGCGGCGCGGAAGAGACGACGACGGGCATCATCAAGCTGCGTTCGCTCGAAAACGAAGGCACGCTCCGCATTCCGATGATCGGCGTCAACGACGCGTTCTGCAAATCGCTGTTCGACAACCGTTACGGCACCGGCCAATCGGCGTGGGACGGCATTATGCGCACGACGAACCTGATCGTGGCCGGCAAAACGGTCGTCGTCGTCGGCTACGGCTGGTGCGGCAAAGGCATGGCGATGCGCGCGCGCGGACTCGGGGCGAACGTGATCGTGACCGAAATCGATCCGATCAAAGCGGTGGAAGCGCATATGGAAGGCTTCCGCGTCATGACGATGCTCGAAGCGGCGCCGCTCGGCGACTTCTTCATTACGGTGACGGGCAACAAAGCGGTCATCGCCGGCGAACATTTCGACGTCATGAAAGACGGCGCGATTTTGTCCAATGCCGGACACTTCGACGTCGAAGTCAGCAAGCCGGACATGGAAGAACGTTCGGAATCGATCCGCACGGTGCGCAAAAACATCGAAGAGTACCAGTTCAAGGACGGCCGGAAGATCTACCTGCTGGCCGAAGGCCGCCTCGTCAATCTGGGCGCCGCGGACGGACATCCGGCGGAAATCATGGACATGACGTTTGCGCTGCAGGCGCTGTCGCTGCGTTACATCAACGAAAATTACGAGGAAATCGGCCGCCATATGATCAAGGTGCCGTACGAGCTCGACGAGCAGGTCGCCCGCTACAAACTGGAAAGCATGGGCATCCGGATCGACGAATTAAGCGAGATGCAAAAAACGTATTTGCAGAGCTGGAACGTCTAA